The Gordonia sp. KTR9 genome contains a region encoding:
- a CDS encoding bifunctional nuclease family protein, protein MSEMRVVGIRVEPPQSQPVLLLREVEGERYLPIWIGQSEAASIALRQKGIEPPRPLTHDLIVNLIKEFGQTLLEVRIVDMQEGTFYAEMIFTGDLRVSARPSDSIAVAMRAEVPIIADEEVLAEAGLLIPDEESDEAPEAQADEVKEDEVEKFKEFLDNVSPDDFKASGA, encoded by the coding sequence ATGAGCGAGATGCGTGTGGTGGGCATCAGGGTCGAACCCCCGCAGAGCCAGCCGGTGTTGTTGCTGCGCGAGGTGGAGGGCGAGCGCTATCTGCCGATCTGGATCGGGCAGAGTGAAGCGGCTTCGATCGCCCTGCGGCAGAAAGGGATCGAGCCTCCTCGCCCCTTGACGCATGACTTGATCGTCAATCTGATCAAGGAGTTCGGGCAGACCCTGCTCGAGGTTCGGATCGTCGACATGCAAGAGGGCACCTTCTACGCCGAGATGATCTTCACCGGCGACCTGCGCGTGTCGGCGCGGCCGTCGGATTCGATCGCGGTCGCGATGCGGGCCGAGGTCCCGATCATCGCCGACGAAGAGGTGCTCGCCGAGGCGGGTCTGCTGATCCCGGACGAGGAGTCCGACGAGGCCCCCGAGGCTCAGGCCGACGAGGTCAAAGAGGACGAGGTCGAGAAGTTCAAGGAGTTCCTCGACAACGTGTCCCCGGACGACTTCAAGGCGAGTGGCGCCTGA
- the ftsR gene encoding transcriptional regulator FtsR: MTASTAPRGEGSMSIGTVLAQLRDDFPDITISKIRFLESEGLVTPERAPSGYRRFSQADCDRLRFVLTAQRDRYLPLKVIKEQLDAIDNGNGGFGPGGTRVLSAARGTVAPATDFGARAGRVSRESLIERTGVDSAFVTELQRNGLLIAGPAGFFDEDAVRLVEAAAALASYGLETRHLRAFKVSADREAGLVAQIANPIAKGKGTGARDRAEELVREIAALSVTLHTQLVKAAVKSALD; the protein is encoded by the coding sequence GTGACGGCGTCCACGGCCCCCCGCGGCGAAGGATCGATGTCGATCGGCACGGTCCTCGCCCAATTGCGTGATGACTTTCCCGACATCACGATCTCGAAGATCCGATTCTTGGAGTCGGAGGGTCTGGTGACCCCGGAACGGGCACCGTCGGGATATCGGCGGTTCAGCCAAGCCGACTGCGATCGGCTGCGATTCGTGCTGACCGCCCAGCGGGATCGGTACCTCCCGCTCAAGGTGATCAAAGAGCAGCTGGACGCGATCGACAACGGGAACGGCGGCTTCGGTCCGGGCGGGACGCGGGTGCTGTCCGCGGCCCGCGGGACCGTGGCCCCGGCCACCGACTTCGGCGCCCGGGCCGGGCGCGTCTCCCGTGAGTCGCTGATCGAACGGACCGGAGTCGATTCGGCTTTCGTGACCGAACTCCAGCGCAACGGGCTGCTGATCGCCGGGCCGGCCGGGTTCTTCGACGAGGACGCGGTACGGCTCGTCGAGGCGGCGGCCGCCCTGGCCAGTTACGGCCTGGAAACCCGTCATCTGCGGGCGTTCAAGGTGTCCGCGGACCGCGAGGCGGGCCTGGTCGCCCAGATCGCCAACCCGATCGCCAAGGGCAAGGGCACGGGTGCGCGGGACCGTGCCGAAGAACTCGTGCGTGAGATCGCCGCGTTGTCGGTGACCCTGCACACGCAGTTGGTCAAGGCTGCCGTCAAGAGCGCGCTGGACTGA
- the garA gene encoding glycogen accumulation regulator GarA — protein MVDDYAVGTDDDEGEAVSENDRDFEAPVETTSVFREEFINELDAGTSTSSEPADTGVERLAPGTALLVVKRGPNAGSRFLLDQPTTSAGRHPDSDIFLDDVTVSRRHAEFRLGDNEFQVVDVGSLNGTYVNREPVDTASLSNGDEVQIGKFRLVFLSGPRDEADA, from the coding sequence ATGGTTGACGACTATGCGGTTGGCACTGACGATGACGAAGGAGAAGCGGTGAGCGAAAACGACAGGGACTTCGAGGCGCCGGTGGAGACCACATCGGTGTTCCGGGAGGAGTTCATCAACGAACTCGATGCCGGGACCAGCACCTCGAGTGAGCCGGCCGACACGGGGGTCGAGCGACTCGCTCCCGGGACCGCGCTGCTTGTCGTGAAGCGAGGACCCAACGCCGGGTCGCGGTTCCTCCTCGACCAGCCGACGACCTCGGCCGGCCGGCACCCCGACAGCGACATCTTCCTCGACGACGTGACCGTCAGCCGCCGTCACGCCGAGTTCCGCCTCGGCGACAACGAGTTTCAGGTGGTCGATGTGGGCAGCCTGAACGGCACCTACGTGAACCGGGAACCGGTCGACACCGCGTCGCTGAGCAACGGCGACGAGGTCCAGATCGGCAAGTTCCGCCTGGTCTTCCTCAGCGGTCCCCGCGACGAAGCAGACGCCTGA
- the gcvH gene encoding glycine cleavage system protein GcvH — translation MTDSKVPETLRYTAEHEWIERLGPTTVRVGITDYAQDALGDVVFVQLPESGAEVTVGESFAEVESTKSVSDIFGPLAGTVSAVNDALDASPELVNSDPYGEGWLVEIEAADEAILDEHLGEILDAAGYRAVIEG, via the coding sequence GTGACCGACAGCAAAGTGCCAGAGACCTTGCGTTACACCGCGGAGCACGAGTGGATCGAGCGACTCGGACCGACCACGGTGCGCGTCGGGATCACCGATTACGCACAGGACGCCCTGGGCGATGTGGTCTTCGTCCAGTTGCCCGAGAGCGGTGCGGAGGTGACGGTCGGGGAGTCGTTCGCCGAGGTGGAGTCGACCAAGAGCGTGTCCGACATCTTCGGTCCGCTCGCGGGGACGGTGTCGGCGGTCAACGACGCCCTCGACGCGTCGCCGGAACTGGTCAACTCCGACCCGTACGGCGAGGGTTGGCTGGTCGAGATCGAAGCGGCCGACGAGGCGATCCTCGACGAACATCTGGGCGAGATCCTCGACGCCGCGGGCTACCGCGCCGTCATCGAGGGCTGA
- a CDS encoding CDP-alcohol phosphatidyltransferase family protein produces MTEPEAATTPAPDRIVTVPNALSVLRLALIPVFVWLLLVEEADGWAFAVLMFSGFSDWADGKIARLLDQSSRIGALLDPAADRLYIVIIPIAFGIRDFLPWWLIGVIIARDVLLFASAPLLRSRGVLALPVLYIGKAGTFALMSAFPWLLAGQLDSIVGTIAYPIGWAFMIWGVGLYVWSFVLYWYQTILVVRHMPPRHRAGASADSRV; encoded by the coding sequence GTGACCGAGCCGGAGGCGGCGACCACGCCGGCTCCGGACCGGATCGTCACGGTCCCGAACGCGCTGAGCGTGCTACGGCTCGCTCTCATCCCGGTGTTCGTGTGGCTGCTCCTCGTCGAGGAGGCGGACGGGTGGGCCTTCGCGGTCCTCATGTTCTCCGGGTTCTCCGACTGGGCCGACGGGAAGATCGCGCGGCTGCTCGATCAGTCGTCGCGGATCGGTGCGCTGCTCGATCCGGCCGCCGACCGGCTCTACATCGTGATCATCCCGATCGCGTTCGGCATCCGGGACTTCTTGCCGTGGTGGCTGATCGGTGTGATCATCGCGCGGGACGTCCTCCTGTTCGCCTCGGCGCCGCTGCTGCGGTCGCGCGGTGTGCTGGCGCTCCCGGTGCTCTACATCGGCAAGGCCGGGACGTTCGCGCTCATGAGTGCTTTCCCGTGGCTCCTTGCCGGACAACTCGATTCGATCGTGGGGACCATCGCATACCCGATCGGTTGGGCCTTCATGATCTGGGGTGTCGGACTGTATGTGTGGTCCTTCGTCCTGTACTGGTATCAGACGATCCTGGTGGTGCGGCACATGCCGCCGCGTCACCGGGCAGGCGCCTCGGCAGACAGTAGGGTCTGA
- the secA2 gene encoding accessory Sec system translocase SecA2 — protein sequence MGKLSNSMWRLLGAQSTRNQSKSLGVIKDAEAHTDWAAELADDAFSAEAEKLDITEKPADRAKFLALVREAADRAIDLRPFDVQLQGALRLLEGDIVEMATGEGKTLAGAIAAIGHVLQGHQVHVISVNDYLATRDAEWMKPLFDVFGITVHAVSENSDREERRRAYAADVTYGSVNEIGFDVLRDQLALSESDLVSPKPDVAIIDEADSVLVDEALVPLVLAGSTETEVPDAAIHDVVSRMKNKHYEVDAEGRNVTLTDEGAAFVEEELGGINLYSEEHVGSTLVHVSIAMHAHYLLERDIHYIVRDGGVHLINASRGRVAQLQRWPDGVQAAVELKEGLAQTDSGEVIDTITVQALIGRYPKVCGMTGTALAAGEQFRQFYELRVSQIPPNTPNVRTDLPDRVYDTKANKVEAIVAYVKEIHETGQPVLIGTHDVAESEELAYFLDKAGVPSVVLNAKNDAEEAKIIAEAGARGAVTVSTQMAGRGTDIRLGGSKDDADAHDEVIELGGLCVVGTGRHDTERLDSQLRGRAGRQGDPGTSVFFSSLEDPVVTKNLAFKRDPVSPNEDGSMGSKGIDLIEQAQRIAEGVMLELHANTWRYNKLVNQQRDIIVERRMQILTTDTALDELADLEPERYAQLTGEKTPAESQTDKPETDKPETDKPETDKPGTDKTEASVSDVAGTDATATDAGADEAPAVSPVPREVLSQAAREIVLYHLDRAWADHLAFVSDVRASIHLRSLGKESPLDEFHRLILAEFADLPGTALTKARETFREADITPEGVDLGSADLHRSTTTWTYMVHDNLFSSGGAKTLQGIIGIFR from the coding sequence GTGGGAAAGCTGAGCAACAGCATGTGGCGACTTCTGGGCGCCCAATCGACTCGCAACCAGTCGAAGTCGTTGGGAGTGATCAAGGACGCCGAAGCCCACACCGACTGGGCCGCCGAACTCGCCGACGACGCGTTCAGCGCCGAGGCCGAGAAACTCGACATCACGGAGAAGCCCGCCGACCGCGCGAAGTTCCTCGCCCTGGTCCGTGAGGCCGCCGACCGTGCCATCGACCTTCGGCCCTTCGACGTTCAGCTGCAGGGTGCCCTCCGCCTCCTGGAGGGCGACATCGTCGAGATGGCCACCGGTGAGGGCAAGACACTCGCCGGGGCGATCGCCGCGATCGGGCATGTGCTGCAAGGGCACCAGGTCCATGTGATCTCGGTCAACGACTACCTGGCGACTCGCGACGCCGAGTGGATGAAACCGCTCTTCGACGTCTTCGGCATCACCGTGCACGCGGTTTCGGAGAACTCCGACCGCGAGGAACGCCGACGCGCATACGCCGCGGACGTCACCTACGGGTCGGTCAACGAGATCGGCTTCGACGTCCTGCGCGACCAGCTCGCGCTGTCCGAATCGGACCTCGTGTCACCCAAACCCGACGTCGCGATCATCGACGAGGCGGACTCGGTCCTCGTCGACGAGGCGCTCGTACCGCTGGTCCTCGCCGGGTCGACCGAGACCGAGGTGCCCGACGCGGCGATCCACGACGTCGTGTCGCGGATGAAGAACAAGCACTACGAGGTCGATGCCGAGGGACGCAACGTCACCCTCACCGACGAGGGTGCGGCGTTCGTGGAGGAAGAGCTCGGCGGGATCAACCTCTACAGCGAGGAACACGTCGGGTCGACCCTCGTGCACGTCAGCATCGCGATGCACGCGCACTATCTCCTGGAACGCGACATCCACTACATCGTGCGCGACGGTGGCGTGCACCTCATCAACGCCTCGCGTGGCCGGGTGGCGCAGCTGCAGCGCTGGCCCGACGGTGTGCAGGCCGCCGTCGAGCTCAAGGAAGGTCTCGCCCAGACCGATTCGGGCGAGGTCATCGACACCATCACCGTGCAGGCGCTCATCGGCCGCTACCCGAAGGTGTGCGGCATGACCGGTACCGCGCTCGCCGCCGGTGAACAGTTCCGCCAGTTCTACGAGCTGCGCGTCTCTCAGATCCCGCCGAACACGCCCAACGTCCGGACCGATCTGCCCGACCGCGTCTACGACACCAAGGCCAACAAGGTCGAGGCGATCGTGGCCTATGTCAAGGAGATCCACGAGACCGGGCAGCCCGTCCTCATCGGCACCCACGACGTCGCCGAGTCCGAGGAGCTCGCGTACTTCCTGGACAAGGCCGGGGTGCCGTCGGTGGTGCTCAACGCGAAGAACGACGCCGAGGAGGCGAAGATCATCGCCGAGGCCGGCGCACGGGGTGCCGTGACCGTGTCGACCCAGATGGCCGGACGGGGCACCGACATCCGCCTCGGCGGTTCCAAGGACGACGCGGACGCCCACGACGAGGTCATCGAACTCGGCGGGCTGTGCGTCGTCGGAACGGGCCGGCACGACACCGAACGTCTCGACAGCCAGCTGCGCGGTCGCGCGGGCCGCCAGGGCGATCCGGGAACGTCGGTGTTCTTCTCGAGTCTCGAGGACCCGGTCGTCACCAAGAACCTCGCGTTCAAACGAGATCCGGTGTCGCCCAATGAGGACGGCTCGATGGGCAGCAAGGGCATCGACCTCATCGAGCAGGCCCAGCGGATCGCCGAGGGCGTGATGCTCGAACTCCACGCGAACACCTGGCGCTACAACAAGCTGGTGAACCAGCAGCGCGACATCATCGTGGAGCGACGGATGCAGATCCTCACCACGGACACCGCGCTCGACGAGCTGGCGGACCTGGAACCGGAACGCTACGCCCAGCTGACCGGCGAGAAGACGCCTGCCGAGTCCCAGACGGACAAGCCAGAGACCGACAAGCCAGAGACCGACAAGCCAGAGACCGACAAGCCCGGGACCGACAAGACCGAGGCGAGTGTGTCGGATGTGGCCGGAACGGACGCGACGGCGACCGATGCCGGCGCCGACGAGGCCCCGGCGGTGTCGCCGGTACCCCGAGAAGTGCTGTCGCAGGCCGCGCGCGAGATCGTGCTGTACCACCTGGACCGCGCGTGGGCCGACCATCTCGCGTTCGTCTCCGACGTGCGCGCGAGCATCCACCTGCGGTCGCTGGGCAAGGAGAGTCCGCTCGACGAGTTCCACCGGTTGATCCTCGCCGAGTTCGCCGACCTGCCAGGTACGGCTCTCACGAAGGCGCGTGAGACCTTCCGCGAGGCCGACATCACGCCCGAGGGTGTCGACCTGGGATCCGCGGATCTGCACCGCTCGACGACCACGTGGACCTACATGGTGCACGACAATCTGTTCTCCTCAGGCGGGGCGAAAACACTGCAGGGCATCATCGGGATCTTCCGGTGA
- a CDS encoding META domain-containing protein: MALLLSAVIIALGTTIVGAGSASAAPPAPDFVGKTYTSTAVTGEQIPGGGPLEVSFPAANRIALSAGCNRHIGDLRVDNSLLRLGSLASTMMACPGPRAGADTWVTEFTKEPLTWYSVGHALVLVGPAAQVLLTEKAS; the protein is encoded by the coding sequence ATGGCCCTGCTGCTCAGCGCGGTGATCATCGCGCTCGGTACGACGATCGTCGGAGCCGGTTCCGCGTCCGCGGCTCCCCCGGCCCCCGACTTTGTCGGCAAGACCTACACCTCGACCGCGGTGACCGGAGAGCAGATCCCCGGCGGCGGACCGCTGGAGGTCAGTTTTCCCGCCGCCAACCGGATCGCCCTGTCGGCCGGATGCAACCGACACATCGGCGACCTCCGCGTCGACAACTCACTGCTGCGCCTGGGCTCCCTCGCCTCGACGATGATGGCCTGTCCCGGGCCGCGCGCCGGCGCCGACACCTGGGTCACCGAGTTCACGAAGGAACCGCTGACCTGGTACTCCGTCGGCCACGCCCTGGTCCTCGTCGGACCGGCCGCGCAGGTCCTGCTCACGGAGAAGGCGTCGTGA
- a CDS encoding malate dehydrogenase, which produces MPVTVTVTGAAGSIGYASVFRIAAGAMLGHDQPVALRLLELPQAISGAVGTAMELDDGAFPLLTSVDVLDDPRKAFDGASFGLLIGARPRTKGMERADLLAANSDIFAAQGSVINDVAADDIRVIVVGNPANTNAAVAAAHAPEVPAERFTALTRLDHNRAIAQLARRTGASVDEISRVTVWGNHSATQYPDIFHARVGRRSGADIAADRDWLVDDFIPTVARRGTAIIEARGSSSAASAANATIDHVHDWVLGTRPDDWTSVALPSPGVYGVPDGLVCSFPVRSVDGRWQIVEGLDINEFSRARIDASVAELQSEREAVRTP; this is translated from the coding sequence ATGCCCGTGACCGTGACCGTGACCGGAGCAGCTGGCAGCATCGGGTACGCCAGCGTGTTCCGCATCGCCGCCGGCGCTATGCTCGGTCACGACCAGCCCGTCGCCCTGCGGCTTCTCGAGCTGCCGCAGGCGATCTCCGGCGCGGTCGGCACCGCCATGGAACTCGACGACGGCGCTTTTCCGCTCCTGACGTCGGTGGACGTCCTCGACGATCCGCGCAAGGCGTTCGACGGGGCGAGTTTCGGTCTGCTCATCGGGGCCCGGCCGCGGACCAAGGGCATGGAGCGGGCCGACCTGCTCGCGGCCAACTCCGACATCTTCGCGGCCCAGGGTTCGGTGATCAACGATGTTGCCGCGGACGATATCCGGGTGATCGTCGTCGGCAACCCCGCCAACACGAACGCCGCGGTGGCCGCCGCGCATGCGCCCGAGGTGCCGGCCGAACGGTTCACGGCGCTGACCCGTCTGGACCACAACCGCGCGATCGCGCAGCTCGCCCGGCGCACCGGCGCGAGTGTCGACGAGATCAGCCGGGTCACCGTGTGGGGCAATCACTCCGCGACACAGTATCCCGACATCTTCCATGCGCGGGTCGGCCGCCGGAGCGGCGCGGACATCGCCGCGGACCGCGACTGGCTCGTCGACGACTTCATCCCGACCGTCGCCCGGCGCGGCACCGCGATCATCGAAGCCCGCGGATCGTCGTCGGCCGCGTCGGCGGCCAACGCCACGATCGACCACGTCCACGACTGGGTTCTCGGCACACGACCGGACGACTGGACGTCGGTGGCGTTGCCGTCTCCGGGTGTGTACGGCGTCCCCGACGGACTCGTCTGCTCGTTCCCGGTGCGCTCGGTCGACGGGCGGTGGCAGATCGTGGAGGGTCTCGACATCAACGAGTTCTCCCGGGCGCGCATCGACGCGTCGGTCGCCGAACTGCAATCCGAGCGCGAGGCCGTCCGCACCCCGTAG
- the ppk2 gene encoding polyphosphate kinase 2 → MSKKDKPKQAKIANKVYEAEMFRLQTELVKLQEWVRETGARVVVVFEGRDAAGKGGTIKRISEYLSPRIARVAALPAPTDRERGQWYYQRYVAHLPAPGEIVLFDRSWYNRAGVEKVMGFCTPEEHSRFLRQTPIFEQMLIDDGILLRKYWFSVSDDEQLKRFRSRMNDPVRQWKLSPMDLESVYRWEDYSRAKDEMMVHTDTALSPWYVVESDVKKHARLNMISHLLSTIDYEEVPRPRVSLPKHPIESGNYHRPPRSLSKYVPDHVATLIRTDH, encoded by the coding sequence ATGTCGAAGAAGGACAAACCGAAGCAGGCCAAGATCGCGAACAAGGTCTACGAGGCGGAAATGTTCCGGTTGCAGACCGAACTCGTCAAACTCCAGGAGTGGGTCCGCGAGACCGGCGCCCGCGTGGTCGTCGTCTTCGAGGGACGCGACGCCGCCGGCAAAGGCGGAACGATCAAACGGATCAGCGAGTACCTCAGCCCGCGCATCGCGCGGGTCGCCGCGTTGCCCGCACCGACGGATCGTGAACGCGGCCAGTGGTATTACCAGCGCTACGTCGCACACCTGCCCGCGCCCGGAGAGATCGTGTTGTTCGACCGGTCCTGGTACAACCGGGCCGGCGTCGAGAAGGTCATGGGTTTCTGTACGCCAGAGGAGCACTCGCGGTTCCTGCGGCAGACCCCGATCTTCGAGCAGATGCTCATCGACGACGGCATCCTGCTGCGCAAGTACTGGTTCTCGGTGTCCGACGACGAACAGCTCAAACGGTTCCGGTCGCGCATGAACGACCCTGTCCGGCAATGGAAGCTGAGCCCGATGGACCTCGAGTCGGTGTATCGGTGGGAGGACTATTCGCGCGCCAAGGACGAGATGATGGTCCACACCGACACCGCCCTGAGCCCCTGGTATGTCGTCGAGTCCGATGTGAAGAAGCACGCGCGGCTCAACATGATCTCCCACCTGTTGTCGACCATCGACTATGAAGAGGTCCCGCGTCCCCGCGTGTCCCTGCCCAAGCATCCGATCGAGTCGGGCAACTATCACCGGCCGCCGCGCTCGCTGTCCAAGTACGTACCCGACCACGTGGCGACGCTGATCCGCACCGACCACTGA
- a CDS encoding DUF503 domain-containing protein, with the protein MWIGFCEFDYLLGDVHSLKQKRSVVRPIVADLRERYTVSAAEVGHLDVHRRTVIGVSAVAADRGHVVDVLDAVERSAAGHPEVELLSVRRRVVSSEDF; encoded by the coding sequence ATGTGGATCGGGTTCTGCGAGTTCGACTATCTGCTCGGCGATGTTCACTCGCTGAAGCAGAAGCGGTCGGTGGTGCGGCCGATCGTCGCCGATCTCCGCGAGCGGTACACGGTCTCGGCGGCCGAGGTGGGTCACCTGGACGTGCATCGTCGGACCGTCATCGGTGTCAGTGCGGTGGCCGCCGATCGCGGGCACGTCGTCGACGTGCTCGACGCCGTCGAACGGTCGGCTGCGGGCCACCCCGAGGTCGAGCTGTTGTCGGTGCGGCGCCGCGTCGTCAGCTCCGAGGACTTCTGA
- a CDS encoding mismatch-specific DNA-glycosylase — protein MGFSRAELLGYQDRTVDDLVGEGCKLLFVGINPGLWTAATGAHFARPGNRFYPALAKAGIVGHVIDASRGMSDADRALLLDRGVGITNVVPRATATAAELYVDELREGGRRLRERVRMIGPRVVAVAGITAYRSAFGRRDAVPGRQDETWDVGTGDGAELWVVPNPSGLNAHETVDSLAAAYRRAAVAAGVVEDLRSPRS, from the coding sequence ATGGGATTCAGCCGTGCCGAACTCCTCGGCTATCAGGACCGCACCGTCGACGATCTGGTCGGCGAAGGGTGCAAGCTGCTGTTCGTCGGGATCAATCCGGGTCTCTGGACGGCGGCCACCGGAGCGCATTTCGCGCGTCCGGGCAATCGGTTCTACCCGGCGCTCGCCAAGGCCGGCATCGTTGGCCACGTCATCGACGCCTCACGCGGTATGTCCGACGCCGACCGCGCGCTGCTGCTCGACCGCGGTGTGGGAATCACGAATGTCGTGCCGCGTGCCACCGCGACCGCCGCCGAACTGTACGTCGACGAACTCCGCGAGGGCGGACGCCGGCTGCGCGAGCGGGTTCGGATGATCGGCCCGCGGGTCGTCGCCGTCGCCGGTATCACCGCCTATCGCAGCGCGTTCGGGCGCCGCGACGCCGTGCCGGGACGGCAGGACGAGACGTGGGATGTGGGCACAGGGGACGGTGCCGAACTGTGGGTGGTTCCGAACCCCAGCGGGCTGAACGCCCACGAGACCGTGGACTCCCTCGCCGCCGCCTACCGTCGGGCCGCGGTCGCCGCCGGGGTGGTGGAGGACCTCAGAAGTCCTCGGAGCTGA
- a CDS encoding VOC family protein: protein MTLALGMITVDALAPAPLATWWADQLGGRIVEENDGYFVVVAVGEGTPLFAFQQVEDPTPGKNRIHLDLTTDDLESEVERLVAAGATKIADREMPGFAWVTLADPDGNQFCVSARHEAEATS from the coding sequence ATGACTCTCGCACTGGGCATGATCACCGTCGACGCGCTCGCGCCGGCACCGCTGGCGACGTGGTGGGCCGACCAGCTCGGCGGTCGGATCGTCGAGGAGAACGACGGGTACTTCGTCGTCGTCGCAGTCGGGGAGGGCACTCCGCTGTTCGCGTTCCAGCAGGTCGAGGACCCCACACCGGGGAAGAACCGCATCCATCTCGACCTGACGACCGACGATCTCGAGTCGGAGGTCGAGCGACTCGTGGCCGCGGGCGCCACCAAGATCGCCGATCGCGAGATGCCCGGCTTCGCGTGGGTGACCCTGGCCGACCCCGACGGCAATCAGTTCTGTGTGTCGGCCAGGCACGAGGCGGAGGCGACGTCCTGA